The Doryrhamphus excisus isolate RoL2022-K1 chromosome 1, RoL_Dexc_1.0, whole genome shotgun sequence genome includes a window with the following:
- the hsf2 gene encoding heat shock factor protein 2, with amino-acid sequence MKHNSNVPGFLTKLWTLVEDADTNELICWSQEGNSFLVLDEQRFAKEILPKFFKHNNMASFIRQLNMYGFRKVMHPEQGIVKQERDGPVEFQHAFFQQGQDDLLENIKRKVSNTRPEENTIRQGDLSKILATVQSVHSKQENIDVRLATLKRENEALWTEISDLRQKHAHQQQLIKKLIHFIVTLVQNNHILNLKRKRPILMNSNGKKPKYIHEIYDEVCVEQSPVSSLNSVKDDVIICDLTENETEVTDWSPRTNEPGDVEIVEVDAGPGPATVLAVEAEASTTSTEEAEQVEEPRNNMLDSSRATSSALQLNKTSGLSLEDPVKLMDSILKENGAFSQNINLLGKMDLMDYLDSIDCSLEDFQAMLYGKQFGADALEENVPSKEGQAQMNRCKQLEDNADKQLIQYTSCPLLAFLDGCVGPAEVDLGGGSGTQLPPSTSTASTGPEPPSDLLDGGVERKRLGRSSLIRLEPLTEAEASEETLFYLCELSPDSPQMDAM; translated from the exons ATGAAACACAACTCGAACGTCCCAGGTTTCCTCACCAAGCTGTGGACGCTGGTGGAAGATGCGGACACCAACGAACTTATATGTTGGAGTCAG GAGGGCAATAGTTTCCTGGTGCTGGATGAGCAGCGCTTTGCCAAGGAGATTCTCCCCAAGTTCTTCAAGCACAACAACATGGCCAGCTTCATCAGGCAGCTCAACATGT ATGGATTCCGTAAAGTGATGCACCCTGAGCAAGGCATTGTCAAGCAGGAGAGAGACGGCCCTGTGGAGTTTCAGCATGCTTTTTTCCAACAAGGACAGGATGACCTTCTGGAAAACATCAAGCGGAAG GTCTCCAACACTCGGCCTGAGGAGAATACGATCCGACAAGGAGACCTGTCCAAGATCTTGGCGACTGTTCAGAGTGTTCACAGCAAGCAGGAGAACATCGATGTCAGGCTGGCAACACTGAAGAG GGAGAATGAAGCGTTGTGGACAGAGATCTCGGATCTGAGACAGAAGCACGCCCACCAGCAACAACTTATCAAGAAG CTGATCCATTTCATCGTTACATTGGTACAGAACAACCACATCTTGAATTTAAAACGCAAAAG GCCAATTCTCATGAACAGCAATGGAAAGAAGCCCAAATATATTCATGAGATCTACGATGAAGTGTGTGTGGAGCAG TCACCCGTCAGCAGTCTGAATAGCGTGAAAGACGATGTTATCATCTGTGACCTGACAGAGAACGAAACCGAGGTCACAGACTGGTCTCCCAGAACCAACGAGCCAGG GGATGTGGAAATAGTGGAAGTGGATGCGGGCCCCGGCCCCGCCACCGTGCTGGCTGTCGAGGCGGAGGCCAGCACAACGAGCACAGAAGAGGCCGAGCAGGTGGAAGAGCCGAGGAACAACATGTTGGACAGCAGCAGAGCAACCAGCAGCGCTCTTCAGCTCAATAAAACTTCAGGCCTGAGTCTGGAAGACCCCGTCAAGTTGATGGACTCCATACTGAAGGAGAATGGCGCCTTTTCACAGAACATCAACCTGCTGGGCAA GATGGATCTGATGGACTATCTGGACAGCATTGACTGCAGTCTGGAGGATTTTCAGGCCATGCTTTATGGGAAACAATTTGGCGCGGATGCCTTGGAG GAGAACGTGCCGTCAAAAGAAGGCCAAGCACAGATGAACCGCTGCAAGCAGCTGGAAGACAACGCGG ACAAGCAGTTAATCCAGTACACCtcctgccccctgctggccttCCTGGACGGCTGCGTTGGCCCCGCTGAGGTGGACCTGGGCGGCGGCAGCGGCACACAGCTGCCCCCCTCCACTTCCACCGCCTCCACGGGTCCGGAACCCCCCTCGGACCTGCTGGATGGCGGCGTGGAACGTAAGCGGCTCGGTCGCAGCTCCCTCATCCGCCTGGAACCTCTGACGGAGGCGGAGGCCAGCGAGGAGACCCTTTTCTACCTGTGTGAACTCAGCCCCGACTCACCACAGATGGACGCCATGTGA